Within Paracoccus jeotgali, the genomic segment CCAGCAGGCCCAGCAGCGCAGCAACGATGGAGTTGGTCATTCTACCGCGGGCGCAGGTTCTTCGACGAGGCGGTGATCGCCGCATACTGCCCGCCGGGGCGGAAGCGCCACAGATAGTCGCCGATCACCGCGTCGGCGTCGATAGGCTTGATGCCCAGCTCGGCAAAGCCGCGCGCGCCCGGCGAGACCACGTTGTCGTGGCGCAGCAGCCGGACCTGATCGCGGGTCAGGATGCGGTTGGTCAGCAGCCCGCCGGTCAGCATCGCGCCGATATCGAAAACCCCGCCGACCAGCCCGGCCAGCCAGAAGGGCAGGTTGATCACCAGACGGCGGCGATAGATCTCGCGCAGGACCTGGCCGACGATCTGCCGCACGGTCAGGATGTCGGGGCCGCCCAGCTCATAGATGCCGGGCGCGGCCTCGCCCGTCGCGCCCATCTCGGCGGCGCGCGCGACATCGTCGACAAAGACCGGCTGCATCTTTGTGTTGCCGCCGGTGATGGCGACGACCGGACCCATGCTCGCCATGCGGCCAAAGCGGTCATAGATGCCGCCTTCGGGGCCGAACACGACCGAGGGGCGCAGGATCATCGCGGTGGGGAAATGCTTCAGCACCTCTTCCTCGCCCTGCGCCTTGGTGCGGGCATAGGTGCTGTTGGAATCGGAGTCCGCGCCCAGGGCCGAGATCTGCACCAGCCGCGGCACGCCCGTTTCCGCGGCGATGCGGGCGACGCGGCCCGCGCCTTCGCTCTGCACGGCCTCGAATCGGTTGCGGCCCTCATTGACCAGAATACCCACGCAGTTGATGACCGCATCGGCATCGGCCATGGCCGCGCGCACGGAAAGGTCGTCGCGAATGTTGCACGGCACCGGCTCGACCTGACCGACCGCGCCATAGGTGCGCACGAACAGCGCCTGGCTGGGGCGGCGGACGGCGACGCGGACGCGCCAGCCAAGCTGTGCCATGCGGCGCGCGATCTGGCGTCCGACGAACCCCGAGCCGCCATAAATCGTGACGATCTTCGACATCAGCTGGCATCCTTTTCCTTGGGCTTGCCCCCGCTGATAGCGCGCCACGCAGGGCCGGGCAAGCGCGACCCCCTGACGCGGCGGCCCGCTTCGCCAAGTTTCCGCCGACAGCCGCGAGATTTTTTCGCAAAGCCCGTTGACACCCCCCGGCACCCAGTCTAATCACCCGCCTCACGACACCTGCCCAGGTGGCGGAATTGGTAGACGCGCACGGTTCAGGTCCGTGTGCCGCAAGGCGTGGAAGTTCGAGTCTTCTCCTGGGCACCATCGTTCTGACAAGCCCCTGCCTCGGCGGGGGCTTTTCCATTGGTGCGACGCGCAAAGCCGCGACGAATCGCCACGCGCCGCGCGGGGGCATCAATATCAGGGGATTGTGGGGCTGATCTGGCGCACCCGACAGGATTCGAACCTGTGACCTCTGCCTTCGGAGGGCAGCGCTCTATCCAGCTGAGCTACGGGTGCGTGCGCGCCTGATTAGCCGGTATCCGGGGCCGCCGCAATGGGAAGCTGGCGAAAAAGGCGGGCTGACCATTGCGCCCGCGTGCGCCCTCAGGCGAAGAGTTCGCGGCTGAATTGCAGCCCATCGACCAGCGCATCGACCTCGGCCAGGGTGTTGTACATCCCGAAGCTGGCGCGGGCGGTGGCGGTGACGCCCAGAAAATCCATCAGCGGCATGGCGCAATGACTTCCGGCGCGGACCGCGATGCCGCGCTTGTCGAGAATCGTTGCGATGTCATGGGCATGGGCGCCCTGCATGGTGAAGGAAAAGATCGCCCCCTTATCCGGCGCGTCGCCCTGAACCTGCAGCCAGTTCAGATCGCGCAGCCGGTCGCGGGCGTGGTCGCGCAAGGCGCGCTCGTGCGCGGCGATGTTCGCCATCCCCAGGCCCATCAGATATTCCAGCGCCACGCCCAGACCGATCTGGTTGACGATGCCGGGGGTCCCGGCCTCGAACCGCAGGGGCGGGTCGGCATAATCGACGGCGTCGCGGGTCACGGTGCGGATCATGTCGCCGCCGCCCATGAAGGGGCGCATCTCGGCCTGACGCGCGCGGCTGATCCAGATCGCGCCCGACCCCGACGGCCCGTAAAGCTTGTGCCCGGTCACGCAGTAGAAATCGGCGCCGATCACCGCCAGATCGACGGGCATGTGAACCGCCGCCTGACTGCCATCGACCAGTAGCGGCACATCTGTCCCACGCGCCACGGCCGCCACATCGACCACGGTGCCGGTGACGTTCGACATATGGGTCAGCGCGATCAGCCGGGTGCGCGGGCCGACCGCATCCAGCACCTTTTGCGCGGGCAGGCTGCCATCGGCGTCCGGCTCGATCCATTTCAGCACCACGCCCTGCCGCTCTCGCAGGAAGTGCCAGGGCACGATATTGGCGTGGTGTTCCAGCACCGACAGCACGATCTCGTCCCCCGCCTGCAGGCGCGGCGCAGCCCAGCCATAGCTCACCAGATTGATCGCCTCGGTCGCGCCCGAGGCGAAGACGATCTCATCCTCGTGCGGGGCGTTCAGGAAGCGCGCGATGATCCCGCGCACGGCCTCGTAACGCTCGGTCGAGAGGTTGGAGAGATAATGCAACCCCCGGTGAACATTGGCGTATTCGTCCTGATAGGCGCGGGTGATGGCGTCGATCACGACCTGCGGTTTCTGCGCGCTCGCCCCGTTGTCCAGATAGACCAGAGGCCGGTTGTTCACCTGCCGCGACAGGATCGGAAAGTCGGCGCGAACGCGGTCGATGTCGAAGCTCATGTCTCAGGTTCCAGCACTAGGATCGGGCAGCACGCCAAGCGCACCGGCCAGCACGCTGAGAAACATCAGCGTCATCAGCCCGGTCGCCAGCATGCCCAGAAAAACCAGGCCCGCACTGGAAAACCCGTGCAGCGCCTTGATCAGTTGAACGCTCATCCACATCACCGCTAGCACTGCGATCAGCCCCAAGACGCTGCCGCCAAGGGGGAACAGCAGCATGATCAGCAGTTGCACCACCTGCGCGACCAGCAGCACGGTTTCCAGCCACATCACCACCAGCAGCGAGGTGCCAAAGCTGCCGCGCCCGCCAAAGGCCCGGCCCACCGTCGCAATCAGCCATGCCGCCAGCGCGATGCCCACGAACTGCAGCGCGGCGCGGGGGATGGGCGCGATCTCGGGCAGGTTCATGCCGCCATCGCCCAGGAAGGGGAAGGCGCGCATCACCAGCGTCGCCATGATCGACGACAGCGAGACCAGCACGACCAGCGCCATCCACCGGGCCGAGACCGGCAGGTTCAGCCCGTGCAACTGGCGCAGCGCCAGTTCCGGCTGGCGCAGGCTGTTGCGGAGAAGTTGAAGAAATCCGTCGAAATTCATGCGGCCCTCGACAGGGCGCGCAGTCCGGCGGCCCAGATGAACAGAAATCCCACGCCGGCGAGCAGCCGGGTGGCGAACAGGGCCGTGCCGGGGCCGATCAGCCCCTCGACCAGACCGGACAGCAGCATCGCGGGCGCAATCGCCAGCAGCGCCCAGAACAGCGCCAGACGCGAATCGGGGCCGCTCAGCCGCGATCCGGTCAGCCCGGCCACGGCGGCGACCAGCCAGGCCGCCGCATAGGCCAGCAGCGGCATCACGAAAATCACCGCCATGACCGCCCCCGCCATGCGCCCGCCAAGCGGCACCGAAGGGTCGAGCGCGGCCGCGCGGGCATGGCCCGGCGCCTGCGCGATCAGGAAAATCAGCATCGCGCCCATCAGCAGGGCGACCAGCGTGCCCTCGCCCAATGGCGACAGCTCGCGCACGACCTGTCCCGGCCTGCGCCAGCTGGCCAGGATTCGCGGCGCGATGCCGGGGCGGCTCATGCGTGCCGGGTCAGCCATGCGTCCAGACGTTCGCTGATCTGTTCGCGCAGGGTCTCATCCTCGATCTCGGCCAGGGCGTCGGCCAGGAAGGACAGCACCATCAGCACGATGGCCCGCGCGCGCGGCAACCCGCGCGAGCGCATGTAGAACAGCATCGTCTCGTCGATGGCACCGGTGGTCGAGCCGTGGCTGCACTTCACGTCATCGGCATAGATCTCAAGCTCGGGCTTGCCCAGAAACTGGCTGTTTTCGTCCAGCAGCAGCGCTTGGCTGATCTGATAGCCGTCGGTTTTCTGCGCGCCGGATTCGACAAGGATCTTGCCCTGAAACACGCCGCGAGCACCGTTCTTCAGCACCTTCTTGTAGACCTGACGCGATTCGCAGCGCTCGCCGGCATGGGTGATGAACACCGTGTCGTCATGGTGGAAATCGCCGCGATTGGCGTCGCCCAGCACGGCGGCCGCGACATGGGCCACGGCGTCGTCGCCAAGGATGTCCAGCACGGTTTCATAGCGCATCATGGTGCCGTTGACCGACAGCGCAAAGGATTTGAAATGCGCCTCGGTCGCGATGCGGGCGAAGATGCCGCCCCAGCTGTGCTTTTCATGCCCGGCGCGCTTGGCGCTGACATGGTGAAAGCGGGCCTGCGGGGCCAGATCGACCTCGATCATGTGGTTCGAGCGCGCGCCGCTCATCCCGGTTTCCAGCAGCGTCATTTCCGCGCCGGTCTCCAGACGGATGACATGGTGGAAATAGACATCGGCCGTGTCGTCGCGGCGGCGATAGATCAGATGGACCGGGCGCGTGGGCTTGCCGGTGACGCGGATCAGCACGCCTTCGCGCGCGGCCGCGGTGTTCAGCGCCGCCATCGGGCGGGGCACGCGCTTCTGGCTTTCCGCCTCGAGCGTGCCAAACAGGTCCGCGGCCCAGTGATCGGCCTGATCCTCGGCCGCGCGCAGGGTCGAGATTTCGATCCCCTCAAGGCTCAGATCGTCCGATTCGGCCGCGTCGAACACGCCATCGACAAAGACCAGCTTCAGCCGGTCGAGATCCTCGAACAGCGGGCGGTCGGGGCCGGGACCGGCGACGGGCAGCGGCGCGGGGCTTGCGGCGTTGAAGCTGGTCGGGTCGGTATAGCGCCAGTATTCGTCGCGCCGACCGGGCAGGCCCTGCTTGCGCAGGCGTTCCAGCGCGGCGGCCCGTGCCTTGGCGGTGAACCCACCCCGCGGCAGGTCGAGCGCGTCCAGACGCGCCTCTAGCAGCCGATCCGCGTTGGCGTCGCGCGGTCGGGTCAAAGCAGCCAGCGCCGTCATCAACTCACCTCCGCCAGAAGATCGGCATAGCCGTTCTGCTCGACCTCGAGCGCCAGTTCCGGCCCGCCCGATTTCACGATCCGCCCACCGGCCATGATATGCACGACGTCCGGTTTGATGTGGTCCAGCAGGCGTTGATAATGGGTGATGACCAGAAAGCTGCGCTCGGGGCTGCGCAAGGCGTTCACCCCGTCCGCAACCAGCCGCATCGCGTCCACATCAAGTCCCGAATCGGTTTCGTCCAGGATGCACATGCGCGGTTCGAGCATGGCCATCTGCAGGATTTCGTTACGTTTTTTCTCACCGCCCGAGAAGCCGACATTGACCGGCCGCTTCAGCATGTCGGCGTCGATGTTCAGCGCCTTGGCCTTTTCGCGGATCAGCTTGAGGAACTCTGCCGCCGACAATTCCTCCTCGCCGCGCGCCTTGCGCTGTGCGTTCAGCGCGGTGCGCAGAAAAGTCATGTTGCCGACGCCGGGGATCTCGACCGGGTATTGAAAGGCCAGAAACAGCCCGGCCGCCGCCCGCTGCTCGGGCTCGAGGCTGAGCAGATCGACGCCGTCCAGCGTCGCCGTGCCCTCGGTCACCTCGTAACCGCCGCGCCCCGACAGCACATAAGAGGTCGTCGACTTGCCCGAGCCGTTCGGGCCCATGATCGCGTGCACCTCTCCGGCCGGGATTTCCAGCGTCACCCCTTTCAGGATCTGCTTGTCCTGATCTTCCAGTTCTGCGTGCAGGTTTTCGATTTTCAGCATGTTCGTTCCCATCTCGAAGTGTTCAGCGCGGATCGGCATAGCTGCCGGCCACCCGCGTCATCAGTTGCGGCGGTATTGTTCGTGGCGTCAGCTCGAACACCGCCATGCGCCCTGCCATCTTGGACAGGGGGCAGATTTCCTCGACCCAGTGGTACTCGGGCCGAACCCCGTAATCATCGAACAGCAGCGTCACCGGCGCCGTGATCCGCGTAGCCGCGGCGACAAAGCAGGCCGTGCGGAAGCGTCCGTCGATCAGGATCAGGTCTGGGTGAGCGAACCCGTCCACATCCCAGATCTCGTGCGGATAGCGGTGATAGGTCTTGAACCCGCTGTGATCGAGCGGCCGCCCCCAAGCCTGCGTGGCGCCGATATCCGCGTGATGGACATGGAAGCGGTCCGGCGAGAACTCATTCGCCAGCTCTTCCCTGATGTTGTTCGCCCAGTCCCGGTCGCTTTCCACCGAAAACACCCGCCCTGCCCCCAGCCGCAGCGCCTCGAAGGTCGAGCCGCCGCTGCCATATTCCAGCACCGTCATCCCCTCGCGGATATGCGCGCGGAAGCAGGCGGCCTCGGCCTCTGGCAGGGTCAGGGTAAAGGCCGGCGGGTTCTCGGCCGGGACGGTCGGGGTCTCGTGAACGTCCATCATGGCGAAATCCGCGCCAAGCCAGTGCCGCCCGCTGCGGGCGAGGACGTCTGTCCCGCGCCCAAGGCGCGAGATCCCCCGGCCCGGAGGCAGGGGGATGTCACGTGAGACAAGATCGCGAGATCGGGCAAGCTGGTTCTCCTGGACGATGTTTAACCGACGGAACCTTCCAGCGAGATCGCGACCAGCGATTGCGCCTCCATCGCGAATTCCATCGGCAGGGCCTGCAGCACCTCGCGGCAGAAGCCGTTGACGACCAGCGCCACCGCTTCCTCTTCATCCATGCCCCGGCTGCGGCAATAGAACAGCTGATCGTCATCGACCTTCGAGGTCGTGGCCTCGTGCTCGACCCGGCTGCTGCTGTTGCGCACCTCGATATAGGGGACGGTATGCGCGCCGCATTTGTCGCCGATCAGCAGGCTGTCGCATTGCGTATAGTTGCGGCTGTCTGTGGCGCGAGGGTGCATGGACACCAGCCCGCGATAGGTGTTCTGCGCGCGGCCCGCCGAGATGCCCTTGGACACGATGCGCGAGCGCGTGTTCTTGCCCAGATGGACCATCTTGGTGCCGGTATCGGCTTGCTGCATGTTGTTGGTGATGGCGATGGAATAGAACTCGCCCTGGCTTTCGTCGCCGCGCAGGATGCAGGACGGGTATTTCCAGGTGATCGCGCTGCCGGTTTCGACCTGCGTCCACATCACCTTGGCGCGGGCCTCGCGGCAGTCCGCGCGCTTGGTGACAAAGTTGTAGATCCCGCCCTTGCCTTCCTCGTCGCCGGGGAACCAGTTCTGGACGGTGGAATATTTCACCTCGGCGTCTTCCAGAACGACGATCTCGACGACCGCCGCGTGCAGCTGCGCGACGTCGCGCTTGGGCGCGGTGCAGCCTTCCAGATAGCTGACATGGCTGCCCTTGTCGGCGATGATCAGCGTGCGCTCGAACTGGCCGGTGTTTTCGGCGTTGATGCGGAAATAGGTCGACAGCTCCATCGGGCAGGTCACGCCCGGCGGGATATAGACAAAGCTGCCATCCGAGAACACGGCGCTGTTCAGCGTCGCGTAATAGTTATCGGATTGCGGCACCACGCTGCC encodes:
- a CDS encoding complex I NDUFA9 subunit family protein, which produces MSKIVTIYGGSGFVGRQIARRMAQLGWRVRVAVRRPSQALFVRTYGAVGQVEPVPCNIRDDLSVRAAMADADAVINCVGILVNEGRNRFEAVQSEGAGRVARIAAETGVPRLVQISALGADSDSNSTYARTKAQGEEEVLKHFPTAMILRPSVVFGPEGGIYDRFGRMASMGPVVAITGGNTKMQPVFVDDVARAAEMGATGEAAPGIYELGGPDILTVRQIVGQVLREIYRRRLVINLPFWLAGLVGGVFDIGAMLTGGLLTNRILTRDQVRLLRHDNVVSPGARGFAELGIKPIDADAVIGDYLWRFRPGGQYAAITASSKNLRPR
- a CDS encoding cysteine desulfurase, encoding MSFDIDRVRADFPILSRQVNNRPLVYLDNGASAQKPQVVIDAITRAYQDEYANVHRGLHYLSNLSTERYEAVRGIIARFLNAPHEDEIVFASGATEAINLVSYGWAAPRLQAGDEIVLSVLEHHANIVPWHFLRERQGVVLKWIEPDADGSLPAQKVLDAVGPRTRLIALTHMSNVTGTVVDVAAVARGTDVPLLVDGSQAAVHMPVDLAVIGADFYCVTGHKLYGPSGSGAIWISRARQAEMRPFMGGGDMIRTVTRDAVDYADPPLRFEAGTPGIVNQIGLGVALEYLMGLGMANIAAHERALRDHARDRLRDLNWLQVQGDAPDKGAIFSFTMQGAHAHDIATILDKRGIAVRAGSHCAMPLMDFLGVTATARASFGMYNTLAEVDALVDGLQFSRELFA
- a CDS encoding Yip1 family protein, which gives rise to MNFDGFLQLLRNSLRQPELALRQLHGLNLPVSARWMALVVLVSLSSIMATLVMRAFPFLGDGGMNLPEIAPIPRAALQFVGIALAAWLIATVGRAFGGRGSFGTSLLVVMWLETVLLVAQVVQLLIMLLFPLGGSVLGLIAVLAVMWMSVQLIKALHGFSSAGLVFLGMLATGLMTLMFLSVLAGALGVLPDPSAGT
- a CDS encoding SufB/SufD family protein encodes the protein MTALAALTRPRDANADRLLEARLDALDLPRGGFTAKARAAALERLRKQGLPGRRDEYWRYTDPTSFNAASPAPLPVAGPGPDRPLFEDLDRLKLVFVDGVFDAAESDDLSLEGIEISTLRAAEDQADHWAADLFGTLEAESQKRVPRPMAALNTAAAREGVLIRVTGKPTRPVHLIYRRRDDTADVYFHHVIRLETGAEMTLLETGMSGARSNHMIEVDLAPQARFHHVSAKRAGHEKHSWGGIFARIATEAHFKSFALSVNGTMMRYETVLDILGDDAVAHVAAAVLGDANRGDFHHDDTVFITHAGERCESRQVYKKVLKNGARGVFQGKILVESGAQKTDGYQISQALLLDENSQFLGKPELEIYADDVKCSHGSTTGAIDETMLFYMRSRGLPRARAIVLMVLSFLADALAEIEDETLREQISERLDAWLTRHA
- the sufC gene encoding Fe-S cluster assembly ATPase SufC gives rise to the protein MLKIENLHAELEDQDKQILKGVTLEIPAGEVHAIMGPNGSGKSTTSYVLSGRGGYEVTEGTATLDGVDLLSLEPEQRAAAGLFLAFQYPVEIPGVGNMTFLRTALNAQRKARGEEELSAAEFLKLIREKAKALNIDADMLKRPVNVGFSGGEKKRNEILQMAMLEPRMCILDETDSGLDVDAMRLVADGVNALRSPERSFLVITHYQRLLDHIKPDVVHIMAGGRIVKSGGPELALEVEQNGYADLLAEVS
- a CDS encoding SAM-dependent methyltransferase; translated protein: MMDVHETPTVPAENPPAFTLTLPEAEAACFRAHIREGMTVLEYGSGGSTFEALRLGAGRVFSVESDRDWANNIREELANEFSPDRFHVHHADIGATQAWGRPLDHSGFKTYHRYPHEIWDVDGFAHPDLILIDGRFRTACFVAAATRITAPVTLLFDDYGVRPEYHWVEEICPLSKMAGRMAVFELTPRTIPPQLMTRVAGSYADPR
- the sufB gene encoding Fe-S cluster assembly protein SufB, which gives rise to MNVNTDLEVREGVDRETVETVASMGSYKYGWETEIEMDYAPKGLSENIVRLISRKNEEPEWMTEWRLAAYRRWVTMTEPSWAMLNYPKIDFQDQYYYARPKSMAVKPKSLDEVDPKLLATYEKLGIPLQEQMILAGVEGAEATPADGRRVAVDAVFDSVSLGTTFQDELAKAGVIFCSISEAIRKHPELVQKYLGSVVPQSDNYYATLNSAVFSDGSFVYIPPGVTCPMELSTYFRINAENTGQFERTLIIADKGSHVSYLEGCTAPKRDVAQLHAAVVEIVVLEDAEVKYSTVQNWFPGDEEGKGGIYNFVTKRADCREARAKVMWTQVETGSAITWKYPSCILRGDESQGEFYSIAITNNMQQADTGTKMVHLGKNTRSRIVSKGISAGRAQNTYRGLVSMHPRATDSRNYTQCDSLLIGDKCGAHTVPYIEVRNSSSRVEHEATTSKVDDDQLFYCRSRGMDEEEAVALVVNGFCREVLQALPMEFAMEAQSLVAISLEGSVG